The Deltaproteobacteria bacterium genome contains a region encoding:
- a CDS encoding AmpG family muropeptide MFS transporter has product MKELERVSPLRRWLDSCRVYADRRVLSLLFFGLSSGLPLALTFGTLSLWLAEVGVNKTTIGLFALMGTPYTFKFLWAPLVDRMPLPLLTRWLGRRRGWAVVTQLALMATIAGLGATNPVAHPGVTALFAFAVAFWSATQDIVIDAYRVEILEERQFGAGAATIVLGYRIGMLVSGAGALYLATYVGWFATYGIMAAFMTVGIVTVLVNPEPKVQNSRESVEQEKRICAYLEVRPHLKGKKARTLAWIYGAVVSPFAEFIGRRGWMLVLLFILLYKFGDALAGVMGNPFYVELGFTKIQIANISKIFGLAATIIGGVIGGIMVNRMGILKSLIVCGILQMLSNLMFAVLAVVGNDPFVLSLTIAIENLSGGMGTAAFVAYLSSLCNIAYTATQYALLTSFMAFGRTLLSSSGGWLADHMAWVSFFIVTTGAAIPGLILLVWITRRFPGFSPTRS; this is encoded by the coding sequence ATGAAGGAACTTGAGCGAGTTAGTCCTTTGCGGCGATGGTTGGACTCATGCCGTGTCTATGCTGATCGCAGGGTCCTGTCCCTGCTGTTTTTCGGGCTCTCCAGCGGGCTGCCACTGGCGCTTACCTTCGGGACGCTTAGTCTCTGGCTGGCCGAAGTGGGGGTGAATAAGACCACTATCGGTCTCTTTGCCCTCATGGGCACACCCTATACCTTTAAGTTCCTTTGGGCGCCCCTGGTGGACCGGATGCCTTTACCACTTTTGACCCGGTGGTTGGGGCGCAGGCGCGGTTGGGCTGTTGTCACGCAACTGGCTCTCATGGCCACTATCGCCGGCCTGGGCGCTACGAATCCGGTAGCCCACCCCGGAGTTACTGCCCTTTTTGCCTTTGCGGTGGCCTTCTGGTCTGCCACTCAGGACATCGTGATAGACGCGTATCGGGTTGAGATCCTGGAAGAGCGCCAGTTTGGCGCCGGAGCGGCCACAATTGTGCTCGGGTACCGCATCGGCATGCTGGTGTCCGGGGCGGGGGCGCTCTACCTGGCCACCTATGTGGGCTGGTTTGCCACTTACGGGATCATGGCCGCCTTTATGACAGTGGGGATCGTTACGGTTCTGGTCAACCCGGAGCCGAAGGTTCAGAATAGCCGCGAGTCCGTGGAGCAGGAGAAACGGATTTGCGCCTATCTTGAGGTCAGGCCTCACCTTAAGGGAAAGAAGGCCAGGACCCTTGCCTGGATCTATGGCGCTGTGGTCAGCCCCTTTGCCGAGTTCATAGGTCGTCGCGGCTGGATGTTGGTTCTGTTGTTTATCCTGCTCTACAAGTTCGGCGACGCCCTGGCCGGGGTGATGGGCAATCCCTTCTACGTAGAACTCGGCTTTACCAAGATCCAGATTGCCAACATCAGTAAGATCTTTGGCCTGGCTGCCACCATCATCGGGGGCGTTATCGGCGGCATCATGGTCAATCGCATGGGTATCCTGAAAAGCCTTATTGTGTGCGGCATCCTTCAGATGCTCTCAAATCTCATGTTCGCCGTTCTGGCCGTGGTGGGAAACGACCCTTTCGTGCTGAGTCTTACCATTGCCATAGAAAACCTTAGCGGCGGCATGGGCACAGCGGCTTTTGTTGCATACCTTTCCAGTCTGTGCAATATCGCCTATACGGCCACGCAGTATGCCCTGCTTACATCGTTTATGGCCTTCGGCCGCACGCTGCTCTCCTCTTCAGGCGGGTGGCTGGCCGATCACATGGCCTGGGTAAGCTTTTTCATTGTCACCACGGGCGCGGCCATCCCCGGCCTGATCCTGCTCGTGTGGATTACCAGGCGGTTCCCCGGGTTTTCCCCAACAAGGTCGTAA
- a CDS encoding chloride channel protein — protein sequence MINRHLRYLKTKRLHNLYLLGFSVVIGILAATGALFFRSLIEIFQNLFWASGTTFFERVVHSPWWLRILVPVSGGLVAGTVITFFVPEAKGPGVPEVILSVATRQSTIRHRVTFLKALVTSLLIGSGASVGREDPIVQIGASVGSSLAQLFRLNPDLRRVCLASGAAAGIAATFNAPIAGTLFAVEIILLDIEIVHISNIIISSIVASVLSRIFWGAFPAFKAGAFQLTHYWELTVYLILGLLAGFVAIGFIRLIYTTDSLFGRLQIPEWIKPAIGGLLLGVMALKLPHVLGVGYETVNSALDHSLALKTAILLLFAKMLATSLSIGSGMSGGIFAPSLVLGATLGTAVGLGTDQLMPDLALNPGNYALAGMGAVVAGTTLAPMTAILTIFELTYNYHIILPLMVSCITSTIIVRLFFGYSAYEMKLLKQGINIVRGHDVGILRKLLAKDFMIKTFETVRDTSPLVSLVDRVIQSPYPHFVVLDKKKELVGILSLRDIKTSLVHVEDLKEVTIATDLMTKEVITLSAEDNLEKALHLFEKHRISFLPITDPGNPKEVLGILKKDDLLRAYDERVLKDRILSASPK from the coding sequence ATGATAAATAGGCATTTACGATACTTGAAAACAAAAAGGCTTCACAACCTCTACTTGTTGGGTTTCTCAGTAGTCATTGGCATCTTGGCTGCCACCGGGGCTCTGTTTTTTCGCAGTCTGATCGAAATCTTCCAAAATCTTTTCTGGGCATCAGGAACGACCTTTTTTGAGAGAGTGGTTCATTCCCCCTGGTGGCTTAGGATCCTGGTTCCTGTTTCCGGTGGGTTAGTTGCCGGCACTGTCATCACTTTTTTCGTCCCCGAAGCAAAGGGGCCGGGCGTGCCGGAAGTTATCTTGTCCGTGGCGACTCGGCAAAGCACAATTCGCCATCGAGTGACCTTTTTGAAGGCCCTGGTAACCAGCCTGCTTATCGGCAGTGGAGCTTCTGTGGGCCGAGAAGATCCAATCGTCCAAATTGGGGCTTCGGTTGGCTCGTCGCTGGCGCAGCTTTTCCGCCTCAATCCGGATCTTCGCCGTGTTTGCCTGGCGTCAGGAGCGGCGGCAGGCATCGCAGCTACCTTCAATGCCCCCATTGCAGGGACGCTGTTTGCCGTTGAAATCATTCTGCTGGATATCGAGATTGTTCATATAAGCAATATCATTATTTCTTCGATTGTGGCCTCAGTGCTTTCGAGAATTTTCTGGGGGGCGTTTCCGGCGTTCAAAGCGGGGGCCTTTCAATTGACCCATTATTGGGAACTCACTGTTTATCTCATCCTAGGACTCTTGGCCGGGTTCGTTGCCATAGGCTTTATTCGTCTCATTTACACCACGGATAGCCTCTTTGGCCGGCTGCAAATCCCCGAGTGGATAAAACCGGCCATTGGTGGCTTGTTATTAGGGGTGATGGCGCTGAAACTCCCGCATGTTCTCGGTGTCGGTTATGAAACAGTCAATTCAGCCCTTGACCACTCCCTGGCCTTAAAGACGGCCATCCTGTTGTTATTCGCTAAAATGCTCGCTACTTCTCTTTCCATTGGTTCTGGAATGAGTGGTGGGATCTTTGCCCCGTCTTTGGTCTTGGGAGCAACCTTGGGGACCGCAGTGGGTCTGGGCACGGACCAACTGATGCCCGATCTTGCGTTGAATCCCGGCAACTATGCCCTGGCAGGTATGGGCGCTGTCGTGGCCGGGACGACCTTGGCCCCGATGACCGCCATCCTGACCATTTTTGAACTCACATACAATTATCATATCATTCTTCCCCTTATGGTGTCATGCATTACGAGCACAATCATTGTCAGGCTCTTCTTCGGGTATTCTGCCTACGAGATGAAGCTCCTGAAACAGGGAATAAATATCGTGCGGGGGCATGATGTGGGCATTCTCCGAAAGCTCCTCGCCAAGGATTTCATGATCAAGACATTTGAAACAGTGCGCGATACGAGTCCCCTTGTAAGCCTTGTTGATCGTGTTATTCAATCTCCCTATCCGCATTTTGTTGTCTTGGACAAAAAAAAAGAGCTTGTAGGCATCCTCTCGCTTAGAGACATCAAGACATCTCTTGTCCATGTTGAGGACTTGAAAGAAGTGACGATTGCGACTGATCTTATGACCAAAGAGGTGATCACTCTGTCGGCTGAAGACAATTTAGAAAAGGCCCTTCATCTGTTTGAGAAGCATCGCATTTCTTTCCTGCCCATTACAGATCCGGGCAATCCAAAAGAGGTTTTGGGAATCTTGAAAAAAGATGATCTTTTGCGGGCCTATGATGAAAGGGTTTTGAAGGACAGGATACTCTCTGCCTCACCGAAGTAG
- a CDS encoding AAA family ATPase, whose amino-acid sequence MKENREHLQAGEAMEAPNVQGGLPHGSPKICPFPSRPDTETQAAKEIAEKLKIPFVDPLSAHIEPAAAALIDPDVAMRRQALPIRLVNDTLLVAMASPEEPIAIRSLELLTGCKIRPAAATRSAISAALKQAYSQPARHAAEKGKDALETAQAKGQQDDEKRALSISIISNKGGVGKTHFSINLAYALAKTGAKVLLIDTDLGSADISNKLGIFPEHHLLDFLQKDRQMDDLIVPTKFNFDLICGTYGEFKLANLYHAQKVKFIRHFKKTSEGYDFAVFDLGAGIARTVLDFALGVDRTVIITTPQDLISGYACAKASFARFKEIEERLEERLPDYTPQWTFSPMLVINQVNDLGQGVKLYDTIEKTADENVNSNEDRFRIKPEYLGCIPYDKENLRMTEERKKPLMLDFPYIKTSQCIEHMSKKFCSPEDPYDPRVKFRHPIKRFVAILSQKI is encoded by the coding sequence GTGAAGGAGAATAGAGAACACCTGCAAGCCGGGGAGGCAATGGAGGCCCCGAACGTACAGGGCGGACTACCCCACGGGTCTCCAAAGATATGCCCCTTCCCCTCTCGACCCGACACTGAAACGCAGGCCGCAAAGGAAATTGCGGAAAAACTGAAAATACCCTTTGTGGATCCTCTGTCTGCCCATATTGAACCCGCCGCCGCCGCTCTCATTGATCCTGACGTGGCTATGAGGCGGCAGGCATTGCCTATCCGCCTTGTCAATGACACCCTTCTGGTTGCAATGGCCTCTCCGGAGGAGCCTATTGCCATTAGGAGTCTCGAACTCCTCACCGGCTGCAAGATTCGTCCGGCGGCTGCCACAAGGAGCGCAATTTCTGCCGCCTTGAAACAGGCCTATAGTCAACCTGCGCGCCACGCTGCCGAAAAAGGCAAAGACGCCCTTGAGACGGCACAGGCCAAAGGACAACAGGACGACGAGAAAAGGGCTCTCTCTATTTCCATCATTTCCAACAAAGGGGGTGTCGGAAAGACGCATTTTTCCATCAACCTCGCGTATGCCCTGGCCAAGACCGGCGCAAAGGTTCTCCTTATTGATACGGATCTGGGCAGCGCTGATATTTCCAACAAGCTTGGCATCTTCCCCGAACACCACCTACTCGATTTTCTGCAGAAGGACCGCCAGATGGACGATCTGATTGTTCCTACGAAATTCAACTTCGATCTCATATGCGGAACATACGGCGAGTTCAAACTGGCAAACCTCTACCACGCCCAGAAGGTAAAGTTTATCAGGCACTTCAAAAAAACGAGTGAAGGCTATGACTTTGCCGTTTTTGATCTTGGCGCCGGAATTGCCCGCACAGTGCTCGATTTCGCCCTTGGGGTGGATCGCACAGTGATCATCACCACGCCGCAAGACCTGATCAGCGGCTATGCATGCGCAAAGGCCAGCTTTGCCCGCTTTAAGGAAATCGAAGAGAGGCTGGAAGAGAGGCTCCCCGACTACACACCCCAATGGACCTTCTCGCCCATGCTGGTGATAAATCAGGTGAACGATCTTGGACAGGGCGTCAAGCTCTATGACACTATCGAAAAGACTGCGGACGAGAACGTAAACTCAAACGAAGACCGCTTTCGCATAAAGCCCGAATACCTTGGATGCATACCGTACGACAAAGAAAACCTGCGTATGACTGAGGAAAGAAAGAAACCGTTGATGCTCGACTTTCCGTACATCAAGACGTCTCAATGCATAGAGCACATGTCAAAGAAATTCTGTAGTCCTGAGGATCCCTACGATCCCAGGGTAAAATTCAGACACCCCATCAAACGCTTCGTAGCCATACTCTCCCAGAAGATCTGA